From a single Triplophysa rosa linkage group LG1, Trosa_1v2, whole genome shotgun sequence genomic region:
- the acd gene encoding adrenocortical dysplasia protein homolog isoform X1 has product MCDLSESQRRESTDACMIFLSDGSTRIPAALSGAAWERLQESEEKESFSDLLNAVVFVRNFKLEFDMKTELGLCQFYLKVDQITTVCIASKHYNPPSCLCCFIFLSFSTLLPSVREKIIKTWRSCRESSVNSLSSASGVSLSSLLGAWHSDIIINILNDAMEKITMSATCCPSVATPTHWHGERLRWKGQEQFIVPVPFLLISEEQRELMTADPSADCKNENANAPAPPHEESHQAGTSTPDQTLAAQDLISGSSPNEGQCTLEHTRLEVLCGTGEISGDGESPWDMFTPAPDLLGLEPHSQTESQTVLKEVTPFPLATSTQFQNTKQVSEGVSEDGITLAQRPQPTQISPSHVSGGSCRDPSQEHDKQHSSSPPSWIVESTDPLSKNCFLLAPPTKPNSLAPPTKPKNVHSDGRPFSYLYHPDPQVATALSHLQCVCVCARARACVCVESQDSLYSGRCVILGPLTLQMSTRELILKSLPVTSNYIIFLLKEKIQLGMHF; this is encoded by the exons ATGTGTGATTTGTCAGAGTCGCAGCGGAGGGAGAGCACAGATGCCTGTATGATATTCCTGTCCGACGGGAGCACGCGCATTCCCGCGGCGCTGAGCGGAGCCGCGTGGGAGCGTCTGCAGGA GTCGGAGGAGAAAGAGTCCTTTTCAGACCTGCTAAatgctgttgtgtttgtgcGCAACTTCAAACTGGAGTTTGACATGAAAACTGAACTG GGATTGTGCCAGTTTTACTTAAAGGTTGATCAGATCACTACCGTATGCATTGCTTCCAAACACTACAACCCCCCCAGCTG tctttgttgttttattttcttgtctTTCAGTACATTACTTCCATCAGTTAGAGAGAAGATTATAAAGACATGGAG ATCTTGCAGGGAGAGTTCAGTCAATTCACTTAGCTCAGCATCTG GGGTCTCTCTATCCTCTCTGTTGGGGGCGTGGCACAGtgacattataataaatattctgAATGATGCAATGGAGAAAATAACAATGTCTGCAACATGTTGTCCAAGTGTGGCCACACCCACTCACTGGCATGGAGAGAGACTTCGCTGGAAG GGACAGGAGCAGTTCATTGTCCCCGTGCCTTTCCTTCTCATCTCAGAGGAGCAGAGGGAGCTGATGACAGCTGATCCCA GTGCCGATTGCAAAAATGAGAATGCGAATGCCCCTGCTCCGCCCCATGAAGAATCGCATCAGGCTGGCACGTCAACACCAGACCAAACGCTGGCTGCTCAGGACTTGATCAGTGGTTCAAGTCCAAATGAAGGACAGTGTACCCTGGAACACACAAGACTGG AGGTTTTGTGTGGAACAGGGGAGATATCTGGGGATGGAGAAAGCCCTTGGGATATGTTCACTCCAGCGCCAGATCTTTTAG GCCTGGAGCCCCATTCTCAGACAGAAAGCCAAACAGTTTTAAAAGAAGTCACCCCATTTCCTTTAGCAACAAGCACCCAATTCCAGAACACAAAGCAAGTTTCAGAAGGGGTGTCCGAGGATGGCATTACACTAGCTCAGAGACCACAGCCAACCCAGATCAGCCCATCCCACGTAAGTGGCGGGTCCTGCAGAGACCCTAGTCAAGAGCATGATAAACAACATTCATCAAGTCCCCCCTCATGGATCGTCGAGAGCACAGACCCACTGTCTAAAAACTGTTTCTTATTGGCTCCACCCACCAAGCCAAACTCACTGGCCCCACCCACCAAACCGAAAAAC GTGCATTCAGATGGAAGGCCTTTTTCGTATTTGTATCATCCTGACCCTCAGGTGGCCACAGCCCTCAGTCATTTACA gtgtgtgtgtgtgtgcgcgcgcgcgcgcgcgtgcgtgtgtgtagaaTCCCAGGACAGCTTATACAGTGGGCGGTGCGTTATCTTGGGACCTCTAACTCTGCAGATGTCAACGCGGGAGCTGATTCTTAAGTCATTGCCTGTTACCTcaaattacattatatttttgttaaaagaaaaaattcaacttggaatgcatttttaa
- the vrk3 gene encoding inactive serine/threonine-protein kinase VRK3 isoform X2, whose amino-acid sequence MVNFCPHCGSKLQPDFKFCPSCGGKLPEDPTEPVTLQASEFLSNSVHHSVSCTKGAAEEDSGSALNRSPLRSARRKSSAATPTNAVKCTEKKSSTSPQNEKTSPPQKEKTSPQVKEQQEEAKQTSSLALQTPDKKSLISLGKRKASPHVKEEETKQTSVLSPSPSKCKSRKRVSTVEPVQEGTMVCDQSGKKWKLVELLWQTELDLTYAACQVNKQTDSNNCKYILRLGGREGHLFNEQNFHQRAAKTDAVEKWVKLHKIDFLGIPSCVGFGIHEAYRFLVFPNMGQTLQSIMDERTDSLSEKAVLQLALRLLELLEFIHEKEYTHADIHAGNIFINTDSHTEVFLSGFGYAFRYCPGGKHVEERPGSRTAHQGNVKFISLDSHMGAGPSRCSDLQSLGYCMLSWTTGTLPWSHLTHSSSAIAAEKKRYKSDISGLVSFCYKKSKASSALTAYLSNVMALQYCEKPDYSLLKAGLHESLQKMGGTLKEPLDL is encoded by the exons ATGGTGAACTTTTGTCCGCATTGTGGTTCAAAGCTGCAGCCTGATTTCAAATTTTGTCCTTCGTGTGGAGGGAAGCTCCCAGAAGACCCAACAGAACCTGTCACTTTACAAGCATCCGAATTCCTTTCCAACTCTGTGCATCATTCTGTAAGCTGCACAAAAG GTGCTGCTGAGGAGGATTCAGGTTCTGCACTGAATCGCTCACCTCTGCGTTCTGCACGGCGAAAGAGTAGCGCAGCCACACCCACAAACGCTGTAAAATGTACAG aaaagaaGTCTTCAACATCTCCACAAAATGAAAAGACATCCCctccacaaaaagaaaagacatCCCCTCAAGTTAAAGAACAACAAGAAGAAGCAAAGCAAACCTCTTCACTTGCTCTTCAAACTCCAG ATAAGAAGTCTTTGATTTCACTTGGAAAACGTAAGGCTTCTCCCCATGTTAAGGAAGAGGAGACGAAGCAAACTTCTGTTTTATCTCCAAGTCCAT CTAAATGCAAATCCAGGAAGCGGGTCAGTACCGTTGAGCCTGTCCAGGAGGGAACAATGGTTTGTGACCAGTCAGGCAAAAAATGGAAACTGGTTGAACTTCTGTGGCAAACAGAATTAGACCTGACATATGCAG CATGCCAGGTGAATAAGCAGACCGACTCTAATAATTGCAAGTACATCTTGAGATTG GGTGGTAGAGAAGGACACCTGTTCAATGAGCAGAATTTCCACCAGAGAGCAGCCAAAACTGATGCAG TGGAGAAATGGGTGAAATTACACAAAATAGACTTCCTTGGGATTCCATCATGTGTGGGGTTTGGTATTCATGAAGCATATAG GTTTTTAGTTTTTCCTAACATGGGACAAACTCTACAGTCAATAATGGATGAAAGAACTGATTCTTTATCTGAGAAAGCTGTTCTCCAGCTTGCACTACGACTT TTGGAGTTACTTGAATTCATCCACGAGAAGGAATATACTCATGCAGACATCCATGCTGGAAATATTTTCATCAACACTGACAGTCATACAGAG GTTTTTTTGTCTGGCTTCGGCTATGCATTTAGATATTGCCCAGGTGGAAAACATGTGGAAGAGCGGCCGGGTAGCCGCACCGCTCACCAGGGTAACGTCAAATTCATCAGCCTGGATTCTCATATGGGGGCTG GTCCCTCTAGATGCAGTGATTTGCAGTCTCTTGGTTACTGTATGCTGAGCTGGACGACAGGAACGCTGCCGTGGAGTCACCTCACTCACTCAAGCTCTGCTATTGCCGCAGAGAAGAAGAG GTATAAATCTGATATTAGTGGACTTGTGAGTTTCTGTTACAAAAAAAGCAAGGCTTCAA GTGCATTAACTGCATACCTGTCTAATGTGATGGCCCTCCAGTATTGTGAGAAACCAGATTACTCCCTTCTGAAAGCTGGGCTACATGAGAGCTTACAAAAGATGGGTGGGACTCTGAAGGAACCATTGGATCT GTGA
- the vrk3 gene encoding inactive serine/threonine-protein kinase VRK3 isoform X1: MVNFCPHCGSKLQPDFKFCPSCGGKLPEDPTEPVTLQASEFLSNSVHHSVSCTKVGAAEEDSGSALNRSPLRSARRKSSAATPTNAVKCTEKKSSTSPQNEKTSPPQKEKTSPQVKEQQEEAKQTSSLALQTPDKKSLISLGKRKASPHVKEEETKQTSVLSPSPSKCKSRKRVSTVEPVQEGTMVCDQSGKKWKLVELLWQTELDLTYAACQVNKQTDSNNCKYILRLGGREGHLFNEQNFHQRAAKTDAVEKWVKLHKIDFLGIPSCVGFGIHEAYRFLVFPNMGQTLQSIMDERTDSLSEKAVLQLALRLLELLEFIHEKEYTHADIHAGNIFINTDSHTEVFLSGFGYAFRYCPGGKHVEERPGSRTAHQGNVKFISLDSHMGAGPSRCSDLQSLGYCMLSWTTGTLPWSHLTHSSSAIAAEKKRYKSDISGLVSFCYKKSKASSALTAYLSNVMALQYCEKPDYSLLKAGLHESLQKMGGTLKEPLDL, encoded by the exons ATGGTGAACTTTTGTCCGCATTGTGGTTCAAAGCTGCAGCCTGATTTCAAATTTTGTCCTTCGTGTGGAGGGAAGCTCCCAGAAGACCCAACAGAACCTGTCACTTTACAAGCATCCGAATTCCTTTCCAACTCTGTGCATCATTCTGTAAGCTGCACAAAAG TAGGTGCTGCTGAGGAGGATTCAGGTTCTGCACTGAATCGCTCACCTCTGCGTTCTGCACGGCGAAAGAGTAGCGCAGCCACACCCACAAACGCTGTAAAATGTACAG aaaagaaGTCTTCAACATCTCCACAAAATGAAAAGACATCCCctccacaaaaagaaaagacatCCCCTCAAGTTAAAGAACAACAAGAAGAAGCAAAGCAAACCTCTTCACTTGCTCTTCAAACTCCAG ATAAGAAGTCTTTGATTTCACTTGGAAAACGTAAGGCTTCTCCCCATGTTAAGGAAGAGGAGACGAAGCAAACTTCTGTTTTATCTCCAAGTCCAT CTAAATGCAAATCCAGGAAGCGGGTCAGTACCGTTGAGCCTGTCCAGGAGGGAACAATGGTTTGTGACCAGTCAGGCAAAAAATGGAAACTGGTTGAACTTCTGTGGCAAACAGAATTAGACCTGACATATGCAG CATGCCAGGTGAATAAGCAGACCGACTCTAATAATTGCAAGTACATCTTGAGATTG GGTGGTAGAGAAGGACACCTGTTCAATGAGCAGAATTTCCACCAGAGAGCAGCCAAAACTGATGCAG TGGAGAAATGGGTGAAATTACACAAAATAGACTTCCTTGGGATTCCATCATGTGTGGGGTTTGGTATTCATGAAGCATATAG GTTTTTAGTTTTTCCTAACATGGGACAAACTCTACAGTCAATAATGGATGAAAGAACTGATTCTTTATCTGAGAAAGCTGTTCTCCAGCTTGCACTACGACTT TTGGAGTTACTTGAATTCATCCACGAGAAGGAATATACTCATGCAGACATCCATGCTGGAAATATTTTCATCAACACTGACAGTCATACAGAG GTTTTTTTGTCTGGCTTCGGCTATGCATTTAGATATTGCCCAGGTGGAAAACATGTGGAAGAGCGGCCGGGTAGCCGCACCGCTCACCAGGGTAACGTCAAATTCATCAGCCTGGATTCTCATATGGGGGCTG GTCCCTCTAGATGCAGTGATTTGCAGTCTCTTGGTTACTGTATGCTGAGCTGGACGACAGGAACGCTGCCGTGGAGTCACCTCACTCACTCAAGCTCTGCTATTGCCGCAGAGAAGAAGAG GTATAAATCTGATATTAGTGGACTTGTGAGTTTCTGTTACAAAAAAAGCAAGGCTTCAA GTGCATTAACTGCATACCTGTCTAATGTGATGGCCCTCCAGTATTGTGAGAAACCAGATTACTCCCTTCTGAAAGCTGGGCTACATGAGAGCTTACAAAAGATGGGTGGGACTCTGAAGGAACCATTGGATCT GTGA
- the acd gene encoding adrenocortical dysplasia protein homolog isoform X2, which yields MSSASEEKESFSDLLNAVVFVRNFKLEFDMKTELGLCQFYLKVDQITTVCIASKHYNPPSCLCCFIFLSFSTLLPSVREKIIKTWRSCRESSVNSLSSASGVSLSSLLGAWHSDIIINILNDAMEKITMSATCCPSVATPTHWHGERLRWKGQEQFIVPVPFLLISEEQRELMTADPSADCKNENANAPAPPHEESHQAGTSTPDQTLAAQDLISGSSPNEGQCTLEHTRLEVLCGTGEISGDGESPWDMFTPAPDLLGLEPHSQTESQTVLKEVTPFPLATSTQFQNTKQVSEGVSEDGITLAQRPQPTQISPSHVSGGSCRDPSQEHDKQHSSSPPSWIVESTDPLSKNCFLLAPPTKPNSLAPPTKPKNVHSDGRPFSYLYHPDPQVATALSHLQCVCVCARARACVCVESQDSLYSGRCVILGPLTLQMSTRELILKSLPVTSNYIIFLLKEKIQLGMHF from the exons ATGTCGTCGGC GTCGGAGGAGAAAGAGTCCTTTTCAGACCTGCTAAatgctgttgtgtttgtgcGCAACTTCAAACTGGAGTTTGACATGAAAACTGAACTG GGATTGTGCCAGTTTTACTTAAAGGTTGATCAGATCACTACCGTATGCATTGCTTCCAAACACTACAACCCCCCCAGCTG tctttgttgttttattttcttgtctTTCAGTACATTACTTCCATCAGTTAGAGAGAAGATTATAAAGACATGGAG ATCTTGCAGGGAGAGTTCAGTCAATTCACTTAGCTCAGCATCTG GGGTCTCTCTATCCTCTCTGTTGGGGGCGTGGCACAGtgacattataataaatattctgAATGATGCAATGGAGAAAATAACAATGTCTGCAACATGTTGTCCAAGTGTGGCCACACCCACTCACTGGCATGGAGAGAGACTTCGCTGGAAG GGACAGGAGCAGTTCATTGTCCCCGTGCCTTTCCTTCTCATCTCAGAGGAGCAGAGGGAGCTGATGACAGCTGATCCCA GTGCCGATTGCAAAAATGAGAATGCGAATGCCCCTGCTCCGCCCCATGAAGAATCGCATCAGGCTGGCACGTCAACACCAGACCAAACGCTGGCTGCTCAGGACTTGATCAGTGGTTCAAGTCCAAATGAAGGACAGTGTACCCTGGAACACACAAGACTGG AGGTTTTGTGTGGAACAGGGGAGATATCTGGGGATGGAGAAAGCCCTTGGGATATGTTCACTCCAGCGCCAGATCTTTTAG GCCTGGAGCCCCATTCTCAGACAGAAAGCCAAACAGTTTTAAAAGAAGTCACCCCATTTCCTTTAGCAACAAGCACCCAATTCCAGAACACAAAGCAAGTTTCAGAAGGGGTGTCCGAGGATGGCATTACACTAGCTCAGAGACCACAGCCAACCCAGATCAGCCCATCCCACGTAAGTGGCGGGTCCTGCAGAGACCCTAGTCAAGAGCATGATAAACAACATTCATCAAGTCCCCCCTCATGGATCGTCGAGAGCACAGACCCACTGTCTAAAAACTGTTTCTTATTGGCTCCACCCACCAAGCCAAACTCACTGGCCCCACCCACCAAACCGAAAAAC GTGCATTCAGATGGAAGGCCTTTTTCGTATTTGTATCATCCTGACCCTCAGGTGGCCACAGCCCTCAGTCATTTACA gtgtgtgtgtgtgtgcgcgcgcgcgcgcgcgtgcgtgtgtgtagaaTCCCAGGACAGCTTATACAGTGGGCGGTGCGTTATCTTGGGACCTCTAACTCTGCAGATGTCAACGCGGGAGCTGATTCTTAAGTCATTGCCTGTTACCTcaaattacattatatttttgttaaaagaaaaaattcaacttggaatgcatttttaa